Proteins encoded by one window of Candidatus Hydrogenedentota bacterium:
- a CDS encoding Gfo/Idh/MocA family oxidoreductase: MHKVGIIGLGFIGKMHLGSLRRTGMAEVVAVADKNPANLGKGAVQEGNIALGGDLSLDGVKTYSDGDELLADPDVEIVLIGLPTNLHKEYSLKAIKAGKHVMCEKPFVRHAKEGKEILEALKGYDKNFMVLQCIRFWPAYAKAYELIESGEYGKVLSAHFVRNSPKPTWSWDNWLLDNPRGGGALVDLHIHDVDFVNYCFGKPAKLEAAGVNIPGEGVGDIMALYTYKDGPVVSLHGAWNFMPKFPFRMAFRIALEKASFEFNSTVDMNLHVYPEDGGALTPELDPADGYLLEEKYFLECIDKGEKPSLVTPESALEAVALAEQELAAMA, from the coding sequence ATGCACAAGGTGGGAATTATCGGACTCGGGTTCATCGGGAAGATGCACCTCGGCTCGTTGCGCAGGACGGGTATGGCGGAAGTCGTGGCCGTCGCCGACAAGAACCCTGCAAACCTGGGCAAAGGGGCCGTACAGGAAGGCAATATTGCGCTCGGGGGCGATCTGAGCCTCGACGGGGTCAAGACTTACAGCGACGGCGACGAACTGCTGGCCGATCCGGACGTCGAGATCGTGTTGATCGGCCTGCCGACCAATCTGCACAAGGAGTACTCGTTGAAGGCCATCAAGGCGGGCAAGCACGTGATGTGCGAGAAGCCGTTTGTGCGCCACGCGAAAGAGGGCAAGGAGATCCTTGAGGCGCTCAAAGGGTACGACAAGAACTTCATGGTGCTCCAATGCATCCGGTTCTGGCCGGCATATGCCAAGGCGTACGAGCTGATCGAGTCGGGCGAATACGGCAAGGTGCTGTCGGCCCATTTCGTGCGCAACAGTCCCAAACCCACGTGGAGCTGGGACAACTGGCTTCTGGACAATCCTCGCGGCGGCGGCGCGCTCGTGGACCTGCACATCCACGACGTGGATTTCGTCAACTACTGCTTCGGGAAACCGGCGAAGCTCGAAGCGGCGGGCGTAAACATCCCGGGCGAAGGCGTGGGCGACATCATGGCGCTGTATACGTATAAGGACGGTCCTGTGGTCAGCCTGCATGGCGCCTGGAACTTCATGCCCAAGTTTCCGTTCCGGATGGCGTTCCGAATAGCGCTCGAGAAGGCCTCGTTCGAGTTCAACTCGACGGTGGACATGAACCTGCACGTGTATCCCGAGGACGGGGGGGCGCTGACTCCCGAACTTGATCCTGCCGACGGGTACCTGCTCGAAGAGAAGTATTTTCTTGAGTGCATTGACAAGGGCGAGAAACCGTCGCTTGTGACGCCGGAATCCGCCCTCGAAGCGGTCGCTCTGGCCGAGCAGGAACTGGCCGCGATGGCGTAA
- a CDS encoding sugar phosphate isomerase/epimerase family protein, whose translation MKISVSGWTVGGFNNETPVLEAARLAQDAGYDAIELCFGAGELSPEASESSLAALKKGIDAMGFSISSMATGFYWGKSLSSPDEAERREAVEFTKAYINAARIFGVDAILVVPGAVNVPFDPSRPVVPSKTVWEVSQKSIKELLPAAKAAGVALCIENVWNKFLTGPFELVQYIDSFDSPYVKSYFDAGNVLLTGYPEHWIEILGGKRIGRVHVKNFTAHDGGGTLADFTDSLMKGTLDWKAVFGALKKAGYDGYITSEMLVSDKGLPDPQLARQVAKDMRQLLEQYG comes from the coding sequence ATGAAGATTAGCGTAAGCGGATGGACCGTTGGGGGGTTCAATAACGAGACGCCCGTGCTCGAAGCGGCCAGACTTGCCCAGGACGCGGGGTACGATGCCATCGAGCTGTGTTTCGGCGCGGGGGAGCTGAGTCCGGAAGCCTCCGAATCGTCCCTGGCCGCATTGAAGAAGGGCATCGATGCGATGGGCTTTTCGATCTCGTCCATGGCGACTGGATTCTATTGGGGAAAGTCGTTGTCGAGTCCGGACGAGGCCGAGCGCCGGGAGGCCGTCGAGTTCACGAAGGCTTACATCAACGCGGCGAGGATATTCGGGGTCGATGCGATCCTTGTGGTACCGGGCGCCGTGAATGTGCCGTTCGATCCGTCGCGGCCGGTTGTGCCGTCGAAGACCGTGTGGGAGGTCTCGCAGAAGTCCATCAAGGAACTCCTGCCGGCAGCGAAGGCGGCGGGCGTGGCCCTTTGCATCGAGAACGTCTGGAACAAGTTCTTGACGGGGCCGTTTGAGCTTGTCCAGTACATCGATTCGTTCGATTCGCCGTACGTGAAATCCTATTTCGATGCGGGCAACGTTTTGCTGACGGGCTATCCCGAGCACTGGATCGAGATTCTGGGCGGCAAACGCATCGGCCGGGTGCACGTCAAGAACTTCACGGCCCACGACGGCGGCGGCACGCTGGCGGACTTCACCGACAGCCTTATGAAAGGCACCTTGGACTGGAAGGCCGTGTTCGGGGCGCTCAAGAAGGCCGGTTACGACGGGTACATCACCTCGGAGATGCTCGTGAGCGACAAGGGCTTGCCCGATCCCCAGCTGGCGCGCCAGGTTGCCAAGGATATGCGCCAGCTGCTCGAACAGTATGGTTGA
- a CDS encoding aldo/keto reductase, with protein sequence MKRRDFLKTTAGLLAATAALPLATSVAETASLTATTMRTLGKTGITCTLLGIGTGTRGKGPGITDQTLLPEGELVKLLEYAYERGITYFDLADRYGSHPFMNKALKNSIPREKVMLSTKVWEREPETVRADIERIRKEIDTDVLDVVLMHCLRNGEENWPDQFKATRDVLSEAKAKGQIRAVGVSCHTLASLKQVPTTEWADVVLVRINPFNSHMDGPVEEVVPVIKAIHDAGKGVLGMKILGEGDPNIVAKIPESLTFVIGLGTVDAMTIGFLNRGELDGVIDHINAVGKAGTATPA encoded by the coding sequence ATGAAACGCCGCGATTTCCTGAAGACCACCGCCGGCCTGTTGGCTGCGACCGCCGCTCTGCCCCTTGCCACATCGGTCGCCGAGACCGCCTCCCTGACCGCCACCACTATGCGCACCCTGGGCAAAACCGGAATCACATGCACCCTGCTCGGCATCGGCACCGGCACCCGGGGAAAGGGCCCCGGCATCACCGATCAGACCCTGCTTCCCGAAGGCGAACTGGTCAAACTCCTCGAGTACGCGTACGAGCGCGGCATCACCTATTTCGACCTCGCCGACCGTTACGGTTCGCATCCCTTCATGAACAAAGCACTCAAGAATTCCATCCCCCGCGAGAAAGTCATGCTTTCCACCAAAGTATGGGAGCGCGAGCCCGAAACCGTCCGGGCCGACATCGAGCGCATCCGCAAGGAGATAGACACCGACGTCCTCGACGTTGTCCTCATGCACTGCTTGCGCAACGGCGAAGAGAACTGGCCTGACCAGTTCAAGGCCACCCGCGACGTCCTGTCCGAAGCCAAAGCCAAAGGCCAGATACGCGCCGTCGGTGTGTCCTGCCATACCTTGGCCTCCTTGAAACAGGTTCCCACCACCGAATGGGCCGACGTGGTCCTGGTCCGAATCAACCCATTCAACAGCCATATGGACGGCCCCGTCGAGGAAGTCGTCCCCGTAATCAAAGCCATTCACGACGCCGGCAAAGGCGTCCTCGGTATGAAGATCCTCGGCGAAGGCGACCCCAACATCGTTGCCAAGATCCCCGAATCGCTCACGTTCGTCATAGGACTCGGCACCGTCGACGCCATGACCATCGGGTTCCTTAACCGGGGAGAACTCGACGGCGTGATCGACCACATCAACGCCGTCGGCAAGGCCGGAACCGCCACGCCCGCCTGA
- a CDS encoding PhoPQ-activated protein PqaA family protein, translating into MKRRLWSAIGVLMLGGLLAAAVTGCPSAPPDATLALMVSPASLDFGTDETSLTVQVCKNYTSVPLGRFLASSNVSWATVSPETGTSSGPDDPATISISVNRDLMSIGTNLATVSITAEGASRVQVSVQAVREVTAAFAVSSNSAFVDELLQFKDESRTVSGTPSIISWQWDFGDGASSTEQNPPHAYASTGSYDVSLTVSTGDKTATLTRRDYVFIRAKEPPIADFSAEPLNTIPGETIYFTSLAEPGTSPITSYSWDFGDGRTSRLQNPSYAYAEVGTYAVTLTVQSAHGQDTKTKQNYITVSPVAPQAAFSADVREVVLVSSGAKVQFQDLSQAGTFPIVEWFWEFGDGATSTVTSPLHTYQKTGSFTVSLTVTAQNGQTNTATIANYVRVIENTIVAEFTADTQNAYTEQEIQFTDASYAIPPPITSWLWDFGDGGASSMANPRHAYSEEGVYTVTLRVANAYGSDTEVKTNYITVSALSTLERYIIESGPPSYSVYSSVAVPYEDQTITLTVLDLRSQTFRSGEVAPAQWRHWMLVATPSVAASNTALMIIAGGSNSDTPNFDPANLPTEALIALDFVAQMGAVAVVLPTVPNQPLVFHNDGVGRYEDEAIAYTYDQYLNGGDEFWPLLLPMTKSAVSAMDVTQQFGATLGLAVNDFVVTGASKRGWTTWLTAVADDRVRAIAPLVIDVLNMKTQMDYHYQAYNGYSAAVHDYVDFNIFGRFGTVEGQQLLGIVDPYSYLSLLTMPKLIINSTGDQFFLPDSAQFYVHDLPGETRLRYMPNTDHSLEQGTAYEELAASIFSFFEEVTTDAPLPSFTWEVTADNEIRVQTDSAFPPTEVRLWSATVNGPARDFRYETVGPIWSSAPLSDPDDDGVYIAAVTTPAAPSTWTGFFVELTFNHGGILHAFCTELRVTPNTMPYEPPVSEAYKYAGGSVSP; encoded by the coding sequence ATGAAAAGGCGTTTGTGGTCTGCAATCGGTGTGTTGATGCTCGGGGGGCTGTTGGCGGCAGCGGTTACGGGTTGCCCCTCCGCCCCGCCTGATGCCACATTGGCGCTCATGGTGTCTCCGGCATCGCTCGATTTTGGCACCGACGAGACGTCTCTGACTGTGCAGGTGTGCAAGAACTATACCAGCGTGCCGCTGGGCCGGTTCCTTGCCAGCAGCAACGTTTCCTGGGCTACTGTTTCTCCCGAGACAGGAACCAGTTCAGGCCCCGATGACCCCGCTACGATAAGCATATCCGTCAACCGCGACCTCATGTCCATCGGAACCAATCTGGCCACTGTCAGCATTACCGCTGAGGGCGCTTCACGGGTGCAGGTCTCGGTGCAAGCGGTTCGCGAGGTTACCGCGGCCTTTGCCGTAAGCAGCAATTCGGCGTTTGTAGACGAATTGCTCCAGTTTAAGGACGAGTCCCGGACCGTTTCCGGAACGCCCTCTATCATCAGCTGGCAGTGGGACTTCGGAGATGGCGCATCGAGTACCGAGCAGAACCCCCCGCACGCTTATGCTTCCACGGGGTCGTACGATGTGTCGCTCACCGTGTCCACCGGCGACAAAACGGCAACCCTGACGCGCCGGGATTACGTGTTCATCCGCGCTAAAGAACCTCCAATTGCCGACTTCAGTGCCGAGCCGCTCAACACTATACCCGGCGAAACCATCTATTTCACGAGTCTCGCCGAGCCGGGAACAAGCCCCATAACCTCATACAGCTGGGATTTCGGGGACGGGAGAACCAGCCGCCTCCAGAATCCCAGCTACGCGTACGCCGAGGTCGGCACATATGCCGTCACGTTGACTGTTCAGTCGGCCCATGGCCAAGACACCAAGACCAAACAGAACTACATAACCGTGTCGCCCGTGGCGCCCCAAGCCGCATTCTCGGCGGATGTCCGCGAAGTCGTCTTGGTATCATCCGGAGCAAAGGTGCAATTCCAGGACCTGTCGCAGGCCGGAACATTTCCTATCGTTGAATGGTTCTGGGAATTCGGCGATGGCGCTACCAGCACCGTGACGAGCCCCCTCCATACCTACCAGAAAACGGGCTCTTTCACGGTCTCCTTGACCGTTACCGCACAAAACGGCCAGACGAACACCGCCACAATCGCCAACTACGTCAGAGTGATCGAAAACACCATCGTGGCAGAGTTCACCGCTGACACCCAGAACGCCTATACCGAGCAGGAAATCCAGTTTACCGACGCCTCGTACGCCATCCCTCCGCCCATTACCTCATGGTTATGGGACTTCGGGGACGGCGGCGCCAGCAGCATGGCTAACCCCAGGCATGCCTACAGCGAGGAAGGCGTGTACACCGTGACCCTCCGAGTCGCCAACGCTTACGGTTCCGATACCGAGGTCAAAACCAACTACATCACGGTATCGGCCTTGTCGACCCTGGAACGCTACATCATCGAATCCGGCCCGCCAAGCTACTCCGTCTACTCGTCCGTCGCGGTTCCTTACGAGGACCAAACCATTACCCTGACCGTGCTGGATTTGAGGTCGCAAACCTTCCGGTCCGGCGAAGTGGCGCCTGCTCAATGGCGACATTGGATGCTGGTTGCGACTCCTTCCGTTGCTGCCTCCAATACCGCGCTCATGATCATCGCCGGCGGCTCGAATTCCGACACGCCCAACTTCGATCCTGCAAACCTGCCGACCGAGGCCCTGATCGCCCTCGATTTCGTGGCTCAGATGGGTGCGGTTGCCGTAGTTCTCCCAACGGTTCCCAACCAGCCCCTTGTATTCCATAACGACGGTGTTGGCCGCTACGAAGACGAAGCCATCGCATATACCTATGACCAATACCTGAATGGCGGCGACGAATTCTGGCCCCTCCTGCTGCCCATGACCAAGAGCGCGGTATCGGCCATGGACGTCACGCAGCAATTTGGAGCAACTCTCGGCCTTGCCGTCAACGATTTTGTCGTCACGGGCGCCTCCAAACGCGGCTGGACCACCTGGCTCACCGCCGTCGCGGATGACCGCGTGAGAGCCATCGCTCCGCTCGTGATCGATGTCCTCAACATGAAGACGCAAATGGACTACCACTACCAGGCCTACAACGGCTACTCCGCCGCGGTCCACGACTATGTCGATTTCAACATCTTCGGCCGGTTTGGCACGGTAGAGGGCCAGCAACTGCTCGGGATCGTCGACCCGTATTCCTACCTGTCGCTATTGACCATGCCCAAACTTATCATCAACTCGACTGGAGACCAGTTCTTCCTGCCCGATTCCGCCCAGTTCTATGTCCATGACCTTCCGGGAGAAACCCGGTTGCGCTACATGCCCAATACCGATCACAGCCTCGAGCAGGGCACCGCCTACGAGGAACTCGCCGCCAGCATCTTCAGTTTCTTTGAAGAAGTTACCACGGACGCGCCCTTGCCGTCCTTCACTTGGGAAGTGACGGCCGACAACGAAATCCGGGTTCAGACGGACAGCGCGTTTCCACCCACCGAAGTCAGGCTCTGGTCCGCCACCGTGAACGGGCCGGCGCGCGATTTCCGCTATGAAACCGTCGGTCCAATCTGGTCTTCGGCGCCCCTCAGCGATCCCGATGATGACGGCGTGTACATCGCCGCCGTCACCACTCCCGCGGCGCCAAGTACGTGGACCGGCTTCTTTGTGGAACTCACGTTCAATCACGGCGGCATTCTTCATGCCTTCTGCACCGAATTGCGCGTCACCCCGAACACCATGCCCTACGAGCCGCCCGTCTCGGAGGCTTACAAATACGCCGGCGGCAGCGTCAGCCCATAA